The sequence attggtgaaattttgttttttttaagtgaaaaattcgataaaaaactgattttcagcTGTTGTCAGcctaaaaaatcagtttttcagagcattttccacgattttcatcaattttcagcctaaaatcttcattttccaagcttttttctcgattttcgtCCAATTTTCGCTCTTCTTCTACCTGAGCGTAATCCTGAGCATGGTCTCCGGCCTGAATATCAAGATGAACACGAAGTTGGGCTCCGTTGAACCACGCAGTAGTGTTGGAATAGATACAAATGACGTGCTCTCCCGGAGTATTCGATGTGAAAGTGAAACGGCCTTCGGAGGTGTACAATTTCGAGAGAATAACCTGAAAAATCGGGGTCTTTGggctaaaaattgagaaatttctgCGAAAAACCTTGTCCTCTGGATCCTTAACCTCAACGTGCATTCCAATATTCGGATAATCTCCGTATCCCTTCGTATTTGGGTCGTATAATTGTACTTTGTAGTTTCC comes from Caenorhabditis elegans chromosome X and encodes:
- the tmed-12 gene encoding GOLD domain-containing protein (Partially confirmed by transcript evidence) produces the protein MRLLIALLSLATYADSLYFHIAETEKKCFIEEIPDETMVTGNYKVQLYDPNTKGYGDYPNIGMHVEVKDPEDKVILSKLYTSEGRFTFTSNTPGEHVICIYSNTTAWFNGAQLRVHLDIQAGDHAQDYAQVEEERKLDENREKSLENEDFRLKIDENRGKCSEKLIF